A window of Phoenix dactylifera cultivar Barhee BC4 unplaced genomic scaffold, palm_55x_up_171113_PBpolish2nd_filt_p 000288F, whole genome shotgun sequence contains these coding sequences:
- the LOC103723374 gene encoding probable 6-phosphogluconolactonase 4, chloroplastic, with protein sequence MGSFAISPSPAVFPSHHRPRPPPARSFPAIPRSLSPAKTLFSERRIFFAASPNPVRSGRRPISAMASEATSVEVETTTGKKELLVFESEEELAVSLAKHTAELSEKYAQERGAFTLVISGGSLIKSLRKLVEPPYLESVDWTKWHVFWVDERVVPKDHADSNYKLAYDVFLSKVPIPPGQVYAINDSLSAEGAADDYETCLKQLVKTAVVAVSSATGFPKFDLMLLGMGPDGHVASLFPGHPLLNENQRWVTFIKDSPKPPLERITFTLPVINSSAYAALVVAGSGKAGAVHKALGSKQSSSDLLPVEMVSLEDGKFTWFTDKAAISMLQEKACP encoded by the exons ATGGGTTCCTTCGCCATCTCCCCTTCTCCCGCCGTCTTCCCCTCCCACCACCGGCCGCGCCCGCCACCAGCCCGTAGCTTTCCGGCGATCCCACGGTCTCTCTCTCCGGCCAAAACCTTATTCTCAGAAAGAAGGATCTTCTTCGCCGCCTCGCCGAACCCCGTCCGATCCGGCCGGAGACCTATCTCCGCCATGGCCTCCGAAGCGACCTCCGTCGAGGTGGAGACGACGACGGGAAAGAAGGAGCTTCTGGTCTTCGAGAGCGAGGAGGAGCTTGCCGTCTCTCTGGCGAAGCACACGGCGGAGCTGTCGGAGAAGTATGCCCAAGAGAGGGGAGCCTTCACCTTGGTTATCTCCGGCGGGTCTCTCATCAAATCCCTCAG GAAGTTGGTGGAGCCTCCGTATCTGGAATCGGTGGATTGGACAAAGTGGCACGTCTTCTGGGTGGATGAGAGGGTGGTGCCGAAGGACCACGCTGATAGCAACTATAAACTAGCTTATGATGTGTTTCTTTCTAAG GTCCCAATTCCTCCAGGTCAGGTTTATGCTATCAATGACTCCTTATCAGCTGAGGGTGCTGCTGATGACTATGAGACCTGCCTGAAACAACTGGTTAAGACGGCGGTGGTGGCAGTATCCTCGGCAACTGGGTTCCCAAAATTTGATCTGATGCTGTTGGGAATGGGCCCAGATGGTCATGTCGCTTCTCTTTTTCCTGGGCACCCTCTCCTCAATGAAAACCAGCGGTGGGTAACCTTCATTAAGGACTCCCCAAAGCCACCGCTGGAGAGAATAACATTCACACTCCCAGTAATTAACTCATCAGCGTATGCTGCACTTGTGGTTGCTGGATCTGGTAAAGCTGGCGCAGTGCATAAGGCTCTAGGGAGCAAACAAAGTTCTTCAGATTTGCTGCCTGTTGAGATGGTTTCACTTGAGGATGGTAAGTTCACTTGGTTTACAGACAAAGCTGCCATTTCAATGTTGCAGGAAAAAGCATGTCCGTAA